The Euryarchaeota archaeon genome includes a region encoding these proteins:
- the aksA gene encoding homoaconitate hydratase (in Methanococcus jannaschii this protein catalyzes the condensation of alpha-ketoglutarate and acetyl-CoA to form trans-homoaconitate; functions in alphaketosuberate synthesis which is a precursor in coenzyme B and biotin synthesis), which produces MPDDILVHNYNVEGRLKRSMPQRVVFWDETLRDGEQTPGVYFSVEEKVRLAKIFDEIGVDVINCGIPAVSEKELESVKRIAKEGLSHASVLAACRTLRSDIDACIKADAEEVSPFIAASPVHLKYKLKMTEEEAIKHAVDSVEYSKEHGLKVTFVTEDTVRADLDFVGRIYNAAIEAGADRILYCDTVGVMTPPAMRWWIGEVRKRIKLGCTEEGVHIHNDFGMATANTLASIEEGVPCINTTFGGLGERAGNTSFEEVVMALELLYDFRTGVKLDRIQATAELVEELSGVPLGITKPVVGYNAFTHESGIHTDGVIKNTLTYEPIQAETLKRKRRFVFGKHTGARAVEARLAEHGLTASKEQIGAIVNEIKTHTERKTKGEVKDFIEGYRAWDRDHKGVTPKEFWEICAKAGVQIPRGFRPE; this is translated from the coding sequence ATGCCGGACGACATCCTGGTCCACAACTACAACGTCGAGGGCAGACTCAAGCGGTCGATGCCGCAACGGGTCGTGTTCTGGGACGAAACGCTCCGGGACGGCGAGCAGACGCCGGGGGTGTATTTCAGTGTCGAGGAGAAAGTACGGCTCGCGAAGATCTTCGACGAGATCGGCGTGGATGTCATCAACTGCGGGATCCCCGCGGTGTCCGAAAAAGAACTGGAATCCGTGAAACGCATCGCCAAGGAGGGGCTTTCCCACGCGTCGGTGCTCGCCGCGTGCCGGACGCTACGCTCCGACATCGACGCCTGCATCAAAGCCGACGCGGAGGAGGTCTCCCCGTTCATCGCGGCCTCGCCGGTCCACCTCAAGTACAAACTCAAGATGACGGAGGAGGAGGCGATCAAGCACGCGGTCGATTCCGTCGAGTACTCGAAGGAGCACGGCCTCAAAGTGACCTTCGTGACGGAAGACACGGTGCGGGCGGACCTCGATTTCGTGGGCCGCATCTACAACGCGGCAATCGAGGCCGGGGCGGACCGGATCCTCTACTGCGACACGGTCGGCGTCATGACGCCGCCCGCGATGAGATGGTGGATCGGCGAAGTGAGAAAGCGGATCAAGCTCGGCTGTACGGAGGAGGGAGTGCACATCCACAACGACTTCGGGATGGCGACCGCCAATACGCTTGCCTCGATCGAGGAGGGCGTCCCATGCATCAACACGACGTTCGGAGGCCTGGGCGAGCGCGCGGGGAACACGAGTTTCGAGGAAGTAGTGATGGCGCTTGAACTCCTCTACGATTTCAGGACCGGCGTGAAGCTCGACCGCATCCAGGCGACTGCGGAACTCGTGGAGGAACTCAGCGGCGTGCCATTGGGGATAACGAAGCCTGTCGTCGGATACAATGCCTTCACGCACGAATCGGGGATCCACACGGACGGCGTCATCAAGAACACGCTGACGTACGAACCCATCCAGGCGGAGACTTTGAAGCGGAAACGCCGCTTCGTCTTCGGAAAACACACGGGGGCGCGGGCCGTCGAAGCGCGCCTTGCGGAGCACGGCCTCACGGCGAGCAAGGAGCAAATCGGGGCAATCGTGAACGAGATCAAGACGCATACGGAACGAAAGACCAAGGGCGAGGTCAAGGACTTCATAGAGGGTTACCGCGCGTGGGACCGTGACCACAAGGGGGTCACGCCGAAGGAGTTCTGGGAGATCTGCGCGAAGGCGGGCGTCCAGATCCCGCGTGGGTTCCGGCCCGAGTGA